The following nucleotide sequence is from Synchiropus splendidus isolate RoL2022-P1 chromosome 1, RoL_Sspl_1.0, whole genome shotgun sequence.
GATAAACTACCTACGTACATTCTTCAGTGTGCAAAATAATTTTCCATGTGCATGAGTTTGGTCTCATTCGTGTCCCAGTGGGCAGTGAGTAGGGATGGTGAGTGATGGGGAGACAATGATGCCCTGTCATTCTGTGCTCATGAAATTCCAGTGGGAATTGTATTGCCAAATGTTGACAGCTCCATGTTgaactgaaaaataatattaactgatatgaaagaaaaaagaataagGAACAAAAGCTATAAAGCATCAGACATAATTATGAAACATGATGCATTTATAAGGTCCAAGATACActgtaaaatgaatattttagttGACTGGAGATTGCTGTGCAGCCAGCATGTGTGCGTGAAATGTTTCCCTGAGATTGTGAGGTGATAATGGGCGAGCAGAGACTCGGTGTCTTCGGTGGTTGACCGGAGCGCACGTGAACACATCAGCAACTTTCATCCACTTATCTCTGACACCGAGGGACCTTTTAAGACTAGCCCGCGACCAAGAGCCCACACCATCACCGCCTGACTGAAGATGGCAGATCGAGCCGGGAGAGATGATCACACACCTGAGACAAACCAGTGAACGTGTGCTATGCTTTCATAAACATCCATGGTTTCCCTGATCTAAGCCCCGCCCACCTTCTCAAGAGCAGATGGGCTGGTGATTCTGCGAAACGGCTGCTGTAGTCGAGCACTCCATTATCGACTGCCTGTGGTCACGTTGACAACACTGGAACAGACCTATAGACAAACATCTGTCTAGCCAACACTCCAGTCTTCATTACTGAACAAAACAAGCCTTGAGCCTTGGCACGTGTGCCCTAAGACGTGTGCCAGGAGGAAAAGGGTTTGTAGCCTGGAGGGGAGAGAGACCCCAATATTAATCACCATCAATTCAGTTTGAGGCAAGACACTAAAGAGAGCCCCTCCTGGCATGACAGCTGTTACAATAAAGGTCACGCAGCCCTCATGATGACCATCCAGGAGGATCCTGCCTTCTTAGTGAGGGGTCTGGTCCGATGTGAGGAAGCGCCAGGGCACACCCGGTACACACTCCACAGTATGAAGGGGGATATTTGAGTCTCCTCTGCCTGACTGAAGTGGAGTCAAACCAACACCGGTGAAGCTGACTGCAGCAGTGTTAGAGAGCAGGGTTTCAGTAAGTGAAACAGTGGATTCATTACAGGGGATTAATCCTCTGTAATTAATCCCTCTGCCTGCAAACATTCTTCCACGTCACTCTCACTGACATGACCAATAAACAAGTTGGTCAATTCAGGCCGTGACCTCCTCTGAGGACCTAAAAGGGCCTTCATTAGAGTGAATTCTGATTTGTCTGAGCAGAACTTGATGGACTTGTCTCAAGGTCAACGAGTCACATAGGCCTGTATTGGAAATGATGACGTGACCACCTGCGACatcaaacattataaacaaatctCAACATGGTTCTTCACAAGCAAGGACAATATGGACAAGGAAGAAATTAGCCAAGACTTCCTCAAAGGCAAAAACAGCCATGAGACGTTTATCTTCACCCTTTCATCCACCTAGCTGCCTGCAGTTACCAAATTTAccacttttttaaatgttacttAGTGTCGCTACTTTTCTCTGAAGGTCAAATTTTGTTCACATCAGAGACAGATGGCTGACAGGACACCTTGAGTTTTGAACGTTACTGTATGTTGAACatcatgtgtttgtttaggCAGGTGGTGCAGTCAGGACTGAGACTGTGTATAAAGCAATCTCGGTTTGAtgttctccaaatccacaacgATGTTTGTTAGTCAGTTTCAGAAAAGTACGTCAACAAAACTGGCTGCAAGAATGTCACAGACAGGAAGAAAATCTACAAATGTGCTCAGTTCAAATTGAGTTAAATATTACCATTACAGGGCCCATGGGCCTCTGCTACAAAGAGTTATTGATCTGGTTTAACTTTCTTGGCCTTTGACATACATAacaccaacacaacacaagaaTGTGTCCCAATGTGAGACTCTGGGAAATGCATGCtacataaacaggaagtgcatCTGCTTTTATGTCTCTTGACTCTGGTACAGTAAGTTCCAATCATAAAACCTTTAAAGAGTTGTGCGGATTCTTCTACCGACTCAGAAGACCTGAGTCAGAGAGATGAAAAATCTCTGCAAAGCTGTTAATCTGTCGATCAGCAGAGTGCTAATATGATGGATGAGTTCAGAAGGTCAGAGATTTGCAGCTCCGTGACTGCCTGACTTCAGTTGCTGGTTCATCGCTGGTGTTTTTTAAGAATGACATGAAAGAAACCATCCCCCTGTTAACCAGAGAGAGATTCATTATGGAGGATTTGGTCAGTAGAACGATGATCTCAAATGCAGCGTGTAACTGGAGCAGTGAGAACCCGCCAGCTCTCGATCTCAGTCAGTCTGGCTTCCTCTGTTTATGAGAGTTCAAACCCTGACCACAGCAAACTAGGGTTCAGACACATCAGTTTCCTCTGTTGCTCCTTAAATTGAATACAGACGTCTTGGATTTCACTTTTAATCCAAATGAAGTTTCTGGTTAATGACAAATATTACTCACATTCAGGCATTTCTTTCTGAAGGCGAACTAGATGACGATGAGGGTCTACAATCAACACTCCTAGCTGCACCATGCTGAGTTCAAGGACAATGAGGAAATATTACTTTAAAAGTTCTTGCAAGAAGGTTCTCTTTGCCTTTAACTTTTTCTCAACCAGTGACCAATTAGTGCGACAAAAATCACAAGAAATACGGAGAATGAAATGCAGAGGCTGGTGTCTGGCTATTACAACAACCACTCAGGATGAAGACCAGCTCCTCCAAGCATGGGGCCACGGTTCCCATTAGTCTTGTTATGAGAGAGGGGAAGATGAGATTGAAAGGAGCTGAACACAAAGACAAAAGCTCTCTGAGTATTTTTTCTCTCAGTGGTCAACAGCCATGTTGAGACCAAAAAACAAGAGTTATCTCTGCAGCTGTCTGGACTCTCTATGAAATAGATGCTCAGCcattcaggagagactcggagtacaACCACTGCACATCCAAGAGAAGACAATTGAGGTGGCTCAATATCTcctccaactgggaggaggtccCGGGGCTGACCCAGAACAAACCAGAGAGCTGATGTTTCTCTGATGATCCAGGATCATCTGTGCATTTCCAGAGGTGAAAGAGCTTTCTGTGAAGAAGAAAGCCTGGATCTCTGtattttggctgctgcccctgttACCAAGCCTCAAATAAAGAGGCATGGTTTCCCATCTGATAAAAGTAGAGCAGATGTAGAATTAAATGATTTTATGTTGATGTTATTTCAACTTTTCAACAGCTATGGGGATCTGACACTTCAAGTCTCCCAGGACAACGTAAAAGACTAGGAGGGAGACTAAACTTTCAAATACCAGATTGGTCACCATCTTATTCTGATAGCCAAAGACTGACAGACACAAAGAATTTAGTTGCTGCTGTCTGCGAAACAGAGAGGGAGTTGCTGTTGTTTCCAGTCACTGTCTTTCACATTGCAACCATTGTGCTAATTTACCTACTTACTTATTAACCGCTATTTATTTGACTAGAGGAAGTTGGTTGGTATACGGTAATGTATGTTTTTAGTTTGGGGGGGGAGGGAACATTTGTGTACTGCTGTGTGGGAATGAGAGTGTTTTGTCCTATAAAACTAattcaaaaaagaaatggaCAAAAACTACAACAGACGTGTGAAATGTCAGAGCGTCAGCAGACGAGGCTGAAGGCCACCTATAAGCTGCGCACGAGAGATCAGGAGTTCCCATGAGTCTGTAGCCTAAACGTTGGGCTGTTTTGACTGAACCCAGAAGTACATGAGTTTTTTTCCAATACAGTTCCGTCAGACCTGCTCAGTCACTCCGATTTATCGCAGTGACTCTGATTTGAATAGAAATACAAAGAATCATTTACCAGATGAATCTAAAAAGAAACCATAGTCACATTCACTGACAAAATGTTGAGCAGTCACTAGGTGCAGAACTGAGCCAGGGAGTGAAAGTGTCACGAACGACCAATGATCAAATCCCTCGCACTCAGGAAGAGAGGTGAGAATTTCTGAGAGGTGCATGACTGCTAAACTTCAATGTTTGCTATGTTCGTCTCCTTGTGTCTCTTCTGGGTTAAGGACAACAGATGGAGAACAAAAGGCAGAGTCAGGGGAGATAGTACCTGTGTGGACAGCTGAGTCCCCCTCAGCATGAATCCCAGGGTGCAGCCGGTCAGCACAGCAATGACCGATAGGGTGAGGAGACCGTTCCTCTTGCAGAAGGTCCTGATGCTGTTCTTCAGCTCCCTGCTCACCGTCACCTGCAGGAAAGCCTTGATCCGGTCGCCCATGCTCTTTTTCCCCTCCAGGCCCGGAGCATAAGAACTGTTGTCGGAGCGAGCCTCCTCCTCTGTGCCTGGCAACAGCAGCTCATCCATCTCCTCCGGATCTCCTCGGCTCCGTCTTTTGTCGTCTTTCTGGCAGCGAGTCAAACCTGTGACATTGGGGCAACGGCACTTCCCTGAAAGGATTAAGTCATCAGGGTCCAACCGAGCCGCTGCTGGCTGCAGACTTACCTACACTAAGAGGCTTAGAAGGAAGCCAACGCATCACACGCCTTTTGTGTGGATCCTGGAGGTGCTCAGCTCTCAGAGGGTTACCTAGTCAGCTCAGGGTACACAAGACGAACACAAGGATCAAATATGGAACAAGAGCATGTCttcatcaaaaacacaaaataataacacaataaattTCTCTTAATTTTTCAAAGATGATAATAAAGGCAGGCAAAGCAAATGAGAGGAATAAAACAATTACATGTAAAACCTTTTTATCTTATAATTAGTTATATAATAactattttgttttaaactatTATGGTACTACCATTGAGGTACTTTACATTGAAAGTCaattttatttccatattttgttGTACATAAATGTAAGAAAAAACTGATAAGAAGTGATATTGGACTCCATATACAGTGAGCATTATTTAAAACGGCACTGAATAGTGAACTGATATGAAATACTTAAAACACTTAACATGTTTCAGTCAAAATTTTTGATTTTGTTACTCCTGCATATACCTAAATCAAATCAGTGTAATATTCCAATCAgaagagaaaatgtattttgtgcGGTTTATTTTAATACTTCGCATCAAAAGTAAAATTCAACAGACTGAAGAGACATTTGGCTGCAAACCCGCTGACGTCCGCTAGGGGTCACTTCAACAAGGACCATCAGAGTGAAATGCGCGCTATCAATGAAGGACTGCGCTGGCAACCTTTTTACCTGGCTAGCCAGGGCAGCAGATCACTGGAGGTCACCAAGGCCTCAGCCAGGCTTACGCGTAAAGTATTTCATGATGTATTGTAAGAGACATTATGACCACCGTCACAAATGAAATTTTCCATTTAgacaccattttattttttattacattcacttttttgtatttgttttcttaTGGATGCATCTGATTTATGGGTTGACTTTTGGTAAGCAATAACCCCCACTCaaataaaacaccaataaaaatGCAACTGATCATCTGGTAAACCAATATGCAacagaaatgtaaaaacaacTGAATACAATTTCTAAAAGCGAGGTAGCTTTCAGTAGGAAATTGCATGTCTGGCCAGCAATGTTAAATCCAgctcacaacaacaaaaaatctaTTACATCACAGTGAATAAACACAAGAACAACAGAGACTCTCATCCGAGTCTTGGCTCCACCTGAGTAGAAGGATTAATTCCACAGCCCAGCACTGTTGCACAAAGGTCTACTCAATCGGTTGTGAATCAGACATGTTGCTTATGATGCTTCAGGTCCTATGAATCTCTCAAGCAAGCGTGAGGCCGTGACTGACTCGTCATGAGAACACAGAGTTCAAGACAATGACGTAAGGACTCGTTTCTGGACTCTCACAATCACAGCACCGTGCTAATCAGATCATCTCTGCTCCAGACAGGAACCTTGCCTGCAGCAGTGACTCCAGAAATACGCAGACTGGCTGAAGAATGATCCTGTGTGATACCAGGAACTGTGTCCTGCTTCTAAATCAGTCCTGCTGGTGGTCAGTGTGACAGTGCAGATTAGGACTGTGAATGTTGCCTCACTGCCTGTGACCTTGTGCAGGGTGGTGGTCAGTACCTGGCAGTTaagtccactgctgctcacctgttCTCGTAACATGCAAACAAGTAAACACATTTCTCCTACAGTAGATTTCTTGCCGACATTGACTCCACCGGGTCAGTCAGAGGCACATAAACTTCATGATGTGACGCCAACAGTTTTAACCATCTAGAATAAAAGTCataaacatgacatcatcatttcccCTTAGTAATGGTTTTTATGTAATGTTTGTAATTTTTAACATACTCATCAGACTAGATCAGATGTGGGCTGCATGAGGCCCTTTGcctgcatttatgtggcccacgTGAAGTCAGATCAAAACTACAAATGAAACGGCACttttacaaaaaacaataataaattcaTCCACAATTAATAGccatttgtgtttaaaaaaatagttgttATAAgccatataataataataataataataacaataatgaaatatttctcttccataaaaataaacaaagaaaaagcgGAAAACACCTCGTAAAAAGTGGTTATATGATTACTACTGACaataatatgaaatgaaatgtataatacgcttatattttatataatcagaatcagaataactTTATTCTGATTCTATAAAATATAAGCATATAATACGTTTCATTTCATATTAACCATACAACATCATGGATTAATTATGCTTCCTCCTCATTTtgcaatgaataaatgaacataatttcaatcccacatcaaacatacaccAACAGTCTTTCATCTTAATTTATAACACTTTGTCACAAAAATTAAGATCATATtaagacttgaaaaaaatgtcacagtaTGTAATGGGGCCCCTTAGGAACTAAACTGTCCTAAACTGAGATTTTCTttgaggttggaagtgccaggcagaaggtggagaggaaggccaaagaggagatttatggaggtggtgaaggaggacatgaggtttttaggtttgagagaagaggaagcagagggcagtgagatggaggaggatgatacgacgtggccacccctgaagggagaagccgaagcAAGAATCATTcacatttcctttgtcagttAACCAGAAAGGGTGTATAATTGCATTTCAACTATTTTGCTTACCCAACATGCGAGCGTTTACGACACGTAGTCGCTGCTACCAAATTCCTCTTATGGCAGTAGAATTACCTCCATCTGACAAACATGTAGGTTCATTAAAAGTGTGCTTAAAGCAATCCCATCAATTCCAGCAGCAACTCACCTTTTGATTGTCGATActcttcagagaaaaaaaaacacctcactTCCAGTGGGTTCAGTTCATAAATCATGGGTTTCTTTTAATCGTAcagcaaaatgaataaatacaaaatcacaacataaaaacatctaaaaaaCCTCACATGGATATACTGTAGACTGAGGGAAAGGCATTGAGCTTTGACTGTTTCCTAAAATAACGACAAACTAGTTTCAGTGCAAAATCCAGGCACACAACAAGCGACCTACACACTTGACTGATCAGCAGAACATGGAATACATTTTGGATGATATGTCTTTTatcaaaaacaacaaaggttTAACTGAGCTGACTTAATTAGAGTATAACTGAAGATATATCTGTCTTTTACCAGCTCAAATTTAATTACAAAGTGTATCATTTCACAGATTTCAACGTACAACTCTGCCCGTAATAACAACCAACTTTTCTGTTAGAAAAATGCTAGAAGCGTGGCCTATTAACTTCCCAATTCCAGAAATGATTGTTTTAGACTTTTAAATTGACATTAGGGTTCAAAGTTTCAAAAAAGAGCGGGGGACCGAGAGACTTCTAGGTCTCTGTATCCCACCCTGAAAAGGACGACTGTCACTCACAGCCCCACACTATTAACCCTAGACAGAGAACCTGGAGCAGGAGGTAAAGGAACTGCTCATGCACATCCAGTGTGTGACAGGAGGGAACTTCAGGGGAGACTTTGCGCTGGAGCACAGCAGTTATTGACAGTCAAGGCTGAAGCACCGGTTGGAGGAGGAATATAAAGAACCTGGAGTGTGAGAAGGATCACCACAAAAATGCCCTTCCTACCAACATCAACTGTACCACAAACAGTTCTAAAATGAAAGCATTCTCATACCAGTTCACGATGGAGGCCTTCTGCCTTCAAGGCAGGAGGGAAGAGCGATTTGGAGATGTTGATCCAACTGACACGCATTCAGTAGAATATGATGACTTGTGGATGAAGCCATATCTGCTGTGTTCAAGATAGCCTCATGCAGCTTCAGAATTGAGAATCCAACTTCAAGCTTGTCAGATCAGAAGAATTGTGTACCGATGACTCATTGCATCATCAGTTGTGTTCACTGATGACATCGCTCTCACtcaagaagcttcagaaaagcaGCATAGTTAAAACTGTGATGATTAATGTGCTGCTGAACATTTATTCTTCCATTCTGAGATCCACCGTCACCACTTAATGAAGACCAGGACAGCCAGGGCCGCGTAGCccaggatgaggaagaggactTTGAGCAGCCGGTCTCGCTTGTCCTCCAGCTCTTGCGACAGGATCTCAAAGAATGTTATAAACAAGAAGGTTCCGGCAGCGAGCCCCTGCAGGACGACGGACACAATGCTGCCTGCCAATGTCTGTGCTGACTGGATGAGCATTCCCACCATTGCCCCCAGAGGGATCATCCCGCTGACAGTGACAGCCAGCTTGGCAGCGTCCTTCATGCCAAGTGCTGCTTTGGCCACACTCACCCCTAGAGCGACGGCAGCCAGGGTCTCGTGCACCGCAACACCCAGGAAGAGCCCGCCCAGCTTGGCCGCGTCCTCCTGCAGGCCCAGCGCCAGACCTTCAAACACTGAGTGAGCCGACAGAGCCAACACCAGACCTGCCAGTCGCAGCGGACCTGCACCCGCCAACTCAGCTGGGTTGAAGTGTCCGTGCTGGTGCCCGTGGTTGTGGCGACCACTGCCTGCAGCCCTCGCTGAGGAGATAAAGGGAGTGTCGTACTCTGAGTCACTACCAGCCTCGGAACCTCCAGCGTTGAAGGTCTCCAGGTCGATGAAGGCCGGCTTCTCTTTCCTGAAGGTGAGGATGGTTTGCTCCACGAAGACAGTGAGGAAGAAGCCCAGCATCATCATTGTCTCAGCTACCGGGTAGTCATTGGTGATGTTCAGCTGCCGGAACACATCGTCCGCCTGTGATGAGGAACCACAATCTTTTATTGATTTCATTCATCACAATCTGCTTCatgactgttttcatttttactgaTGATGGTGGACAAGTATATGATCACCCCAGAGCCTCTCAATCCGCCACTTGACGATAGTGTTGCcatgaaacagcagcagctaGACAACTAGCTTTCAGCAGGTTGGTAAAAGTGAtgtcatgtttttccaaactactTCATTTAAATAACCTATATTTGCGCACTTTGTTTCTGTTTAAGGCTCattagtatttatttacttttcagGTCATAATATTGACTCTGCATTCTGAATCAGCTATAGTTGTTTCAGTTCAGCACATAATACATAGCTTGTACTTTATATAGTGTTGTTAAAACACCTCTAGGGTTACATAGCTATTGACAGGAAGAACACATCAGGAATACAGTATTGGTGACCTAAATGACACTCAACATTCTTTTactaagcaaaaataaaatcagctgTGGAATTATTTTGCATCACATGTACAGCATGTTTTAGTGTGCTATCATTACCTTGTCCCTGACAGCCGGCAACAAAGCGTTGAAACATGTCGCCAGAAACACACCACCCCCGAACGAGTTGCACAAAGACAGTGCTTTCCGATATCTGTGTGCCTTGTTGAAGTCCACCTGCAGGAGCCGCACCGGGATCATGATGCCGGCCAACATCAGACCGAACACCCCCAGCAGGCCGAGCACCTTCGCGATCAGGATCTGCATCCTGACGTCCACAAGCCGCTAAAGTTCGAAGAGCATGGACCACAGCTTCATCTCATCAGGAATCTTGTACCGCTGTATTTTCCTGTCAAGACAAATTTGTGAAAGCTTACGATTGATGTGTGATACAGATAAAGGTTTTGAGAAAAATGTAATCATGAGAAGTATGGCAAATCTTTTACTTCTGCTCTTCATTCATTGAGCCGAAAATGTGAGGTTTGGTGTtggacaaaaatggaaaaactaaCAAAAGGTTCTTCCCATCTGAAAAAGAATACAGCTCTAATACTCcaaaaacttaaaaacaaatagaaCGTTTAACAGATGTTATGACGCCAGAATGAAAATTACTGAAGCTGTTAAAATTGATAGATTGTAATTATGTTCATCATGTGTTGAATGATTAGAATTGCATCGCAGCATTTGGGATAAATCAATCATATCAGAAAGAGCAGAGAGAATCTATACAACACAGTAGTAGTAGTTCACTGCCATAAAGTACAGTCTCACAGACTCACTAAACAGAATACGAGGGTCAGAGATAAAGTCACTGAGGTTGTCAATTGGAGCGAatagaaaggacaagatcaaaGGAACAGAGAAATTCCCAGCTCCTGCCCCATGATCAGACGCTGGATACCCCAGTCATAAGGTGGGGGAATTCTCACCAGCCCGAGTCCAACAgcaaagagaagaggaaggcaaccAATGAAATCCATGGTAAAGGAGAGCATGAAATGCAATAGTGAAGATCAGTGACTAGGGAGGATGTCCATGAGAGGTTTATGTGGCAACCACTGATGGGAAATGATAGTGATACACACACAGTTTGTTGAAAATGGGATTAGGCTCCAGTACTCCCTGCAACCCCGAAGacgtatatacagtatgtaaattGTACCGACGTTGTGCATGCTAACAGAACGATCATTCAATAAAATTAGCACAACCGTGAACAAATGACTTGCTCATAAATCGCTTCTCATATAGCATCTTGGACGCCTTCAATCGACGTGCAATAGTTCCTGTAACTCCACCGGTGACAATACTCATAACAAGCACATTGACGAGACGTCGCATCATATCAGATATCGAATATGTTATTTCCAATAGAGCATCAAGACATAACCAAACTTTATTTCCgccttcagtttggttcagtagGCTAACTTTGCATTAGCTTGTCGGCGCTAGCTTCCAGCTGCTAGAGCTACCAGCTAACATGATGATACTGTCATCGAAACTTTCACGAGAAGCCCTACTACCGTTCAGAATAAACATACTGTGACAGAATAAACACCACTTGAGCgacaaaccaacaacaacacggCGCTTACCTGACCGCGAGCCAGTCGCCCATCCAGCAGGTGGATGTAGCTTCGTCTGTGTGACGTCATCAAGCTCTGCCCGCCTCTAATGTCGACGTCAACGGGCtcgttcttctttttttttttaagttcgtTTAAACAACCAAATTACTACCGCAGACAAATTGACTGTCCTGAGTTATATTTTTGGTACGCTTGCTGTTAGATATTACATTtttagagtaaaaaaaaatgcaatagcaagaaagaaaaagttacatacataatttaatataattatGCCATTTATAAATTAATACTGACAGAATGATTAATAACAAGCAAgaaaaaatgacataaaatagAACACAGGTTTGTTGCAGGACCATGCTCATGTACTCAGGTCACACACAGTCAGggaagaaccagaaccaggaacATGGTTGAGTCCAAATCCCAGGTACAGGGGTTCAGTGGAGGTGTAGAAGGTGTTCAGTTGCACCGGGACACCAGCGGATACTCTGTAGAAGTTCACACATCCAGCAGGTAAATTCAGCAACACCCCCACTCTGTCAGAGACTCCTGAGCTGTGGATGATAATTTCTCTCTGATCGTGACAGAATTTATATCCACCAGCATCAGAGCAGTTCAGACTCCAGGAATAACGgttctgtccaaactcagactcctcttctttccctccgtctcttCTGACAGTCACTGCCATACAAAcacctcctctccactccacctcccagtaacaagGTCCAGTCACAGCCTCTGTGCTCATCACCTGAGGACATCGCTGGAATCTGTCAGGATGGTCCCAGTAATCCTGATCCTCTGTCACAAGTTCCACCCTACTGTTGTTGTTCGACAGTAGGAGGCGCCGCTGTGCTGTGTCTTGGTCCAGTGAGAGTGGACGGAAAACTGAGAGAAGAACAGGAGAGGTGATGATTGTGGAAGAACATTCTCTTGACCATCGTTGTTCAAGCAAGACTGGACATGAGAAGTTGACATGATGTCACTTCAGATCAAAGCTGCTCCACTGGAGGCTGAGGAGTTCTTAAGAAACAATGATATACAAACTTACACTTCCGTAGTTCAGATGTTAACATTTGTGGTCCACTGTGATCCAGCCTGGAGAAAGATACGGTTTTATCCATTATTTCAGGCTGCTAAGTGGAGAGTTCTTTCATGACTATGTTCATGATAAACAAAGATGGATATCTAAACAGCTACTAAGTCGCCACTGTCTCTTTGTTGCTTCTACTGGTGTCACATGTTTGGAGTCATGTAGTCAGTTCAGAGAAGAGTCGCCACA
It contains:
- the LOC128752405 gene encoding zinc transporter ZIP3-like translates to MQILIAKVLGLLGVFGLMLAGIMIPVRLLQVDFNKAHRYRKALSLCNSFGGGVFLATCFNALLPAVRDKADDVFRQLNITNDYPVAETMMMLGFFLTVFVEQTILTFRKEKPAFIDLETFNAGGSEAGSDSEYDTPFISSARAAGSGRHNHGHQHGHFNPAELAGAGPLRLAGLVLALSAHSVFEGLALGLQEDAAKLGGLFLGVAVHETLAAVALGVSVAKAALGMKDAAKLAVTVSGMIPLGAMVGMLIQSAQTLAGSIVSVVLQGLAAGTFLFITFFEILSQELEDKRDRLLKVLFLILGYAALAVLVFIKW